A part of Desulfovibrio sp. JC010 genomic DNA contains:
- a CDS encoding radical SAM protein: MSDSSFIPYQAVVNAFRHVGAGRNFNLLTMARNGLPAYLPMNGFAFSPLTIFLSVNSVCNLRCKMCDFGQKNEDSSFFHNLNPGGASASLDFDRLKDLLQEASSFRPKPRISVTTTEPFLYPRLFELARLTTDLGMDFQTTTNGLLLEKRIPEIMESGISELGVSIDAAGALHDEIRGLPGLFDRIINGLKLLHEAKKRAGTKFPTVTILTTISNFNYHALADLFAVLPQRLYDRAIISHMNFVSPASAEEHNTHFAGVGEAQVAGLPGDTDFLQVDVGMLHEQISRIKKTTPGAHFAPDFKLADLKCFYREPERFVWPTRCYIPWFVMEILADGGVIPMTRCIQLPLGNINEQGLAEIWNGPAYRKFRRQLKQHKRFPICRRCRGLL; this comes from the coding sequence ATGTCCGATTCTTCTTTTATTCCCTATCAGGCTGTGGTCAACGCCTTCAGGCATGTGGGCGCGGGGCGCAATTTCAACCTGTTGACCATGGCCAGAAACGGCTTGCCCGCCTACCTGCCCATGAATGGTTTTGCTTTTTCGCCCTTGACCATCTTTCTGTCAGTCAATTCTGTGTGCAACCTGCGTTGTAAGATGTGCGATTTTGGTCAAAAAAACGAGGACAGCTCGTTTTTCCATAATCTCAATCCCGGTGGTGCTTCAGCTTCCCTTGATTTTGACAGGCTCAAAGATTTGTTGCAGGAGGCATCATCGTTCAGGCCCAAGCCGCGTATTTCCGTGACTACCACCGAGCCGTTTCTTTATCCCCGCCTTTTTGAATTGGCCCGCTTAACAACCGACCTTGGTATGGACTTTCAAACCACGACCAACGGGTTGCTCCTTGAAAAACGGATTCCGGAAATAATGGAGTCAGGAATCAGTGAACTGGGCGTTTCCATCGACGCTGCAGGCGCACTTCATGACGAGATTCGGGGTTTGCCCGGACTGTTTGACCGTATCATCAACGGGCTTAAGTTGTTGCATGAAGCCAAAAAGCGGGCTGGAACCAAATTTCCCACGGTGACTATTCTGACCACGATCAGCAATTTTAACTATCATGCCCTGGCCGACCTTTTTGCCGTTCTGCCGCAGCGTTTGTATGATCGGGCCATCATCAGCCATATGAATTTTGTCTCTCCGGCATCCGCAGAGGAACACAATACTCATTTCGCTGGAGTGGGTGAGGCACAGGTGGCAGGTCTTCCCGGTGATACCGATTTTTTACAGGTGGATGTGGGCATGCTGCACGAGCAGATCTCGCGCATCAAGAAAACAACTCCCGGTGCTCACTTTGCCCCTGATTTCAAACTGGCTGATCTAAAATGTTTCTATCGTGAGCCGGAAAGATTTGTCTGGCCCACCCGGTGTTATATACCATGGTTTGTGATGGAAATTCTTGCTGACGGGGGAGTTATTCCCATGACCCGGTGCATCCAGCTTCCTTTAGGCAATATCAATGAGCAGGGATTGGCAGAAATCTGGAACGGCCCGGCCTACCGTAAATTCCGCAGGCAACTGAAACAGCATAAACGTTTTCCGATCTGCCGCCGGT